The following nucleotide sequence is from Streptomyces xiamenensis.
CGGCCTGGTCGCGGCGGGCACCGTCGGCTACGGCAGCTACCGCTTCCGGCAGCTGACCACCAAGCACGTCCGGGTCCCGCTGGCGAAGCTGCCGCGCGCCGCGCACGGCTACCGGATCGCGGTGGTCAGTGACATCCACCTCAGCGCGATACTCGGCAGCTCGCACAGCCGCCGGATCGTGGACGCCATCAACCGCTCCCAGCCCGACCTGATCACGGTGGTCGGGGACATGGTGGACGCGGAGGTCTCCGACCTGCGCTCGGCGGCGGCGCCACTGGCGGAGCTGGAGGCGGCGGACGGCGCGTACTTCGTCACCGGGAACCACGAGTACTACGTGGACACCCTGGAGTGGGTGGACCACGTCCGGGAGCTGGGCATGATCCCGCTGGAGAACGCCCGGGTCGAGCTGCCGTTCTTCGATCTGGCCGGGGTCAACGACGTCCAGGGCGAGGGCACCGCGCACGGCGGTCCGGACTTCGAGGCGGCGCTGGGGGACCGCGACCGGCAGCGGGCGAGCGTGCTGATGGCGCACCAGCCGGTGCTGATCCACGACGCGGTGGACGCCGGCGTCGATCTCCAGTTGTCGGGGCACACGCACGGTGGCCAGATGTGGCCGGTCACCTATGTCGCCGATCTGGCCAATCCGACCCTGGCCGGGCTGGAGCGGTACGGGGACACCCAGCTGTACGTGTCGCGCGGCGCCGGGGCGTGGGGCCCGCCGGTCCGGGTCGGCGCGGACCCGGACATCACGGTCATCGAGCTGGCTTCGACGCAGACCTGAGCCGCCGCCCGGAAACACGGCCCGAGCGGGGCCGGACCGGACATCCGTCCGAATTTCGTCTCATCCTCTTCTGTCGGTCAACTATTCGGCTCACTCTGATGTCTTGGATAACGACATGGGAACAGATGAAGTGCGCAACAGCTACGATGCGCATGGACATAGGAGGACAAAGTGAGCAAATCGGAGTCCGGGGCCGTTGCGGGGGACGCTCTGGTCATCCGGGGTACGGTCCGCGACTCGCTCGGTGTGGCACTGCCGCGGGCCGTGGTGACCCTGGCTGTTCCTGGGGGCAGACAGCTGGAGAAGACGCGGAGCGCCGACGACGGCGGCTTCCAGGTGCGCGCGCCCGGGGAGGGCGACTATCTGCTGGCGGCCTTCTCGCCGCAACTGGGCGCGCAGAGCGTTACGGTGAGCCTCGACGGGCGGCCCGTCGAGGTGGAGTTCCGCATCGATGTGCCGGGCACGATGGTGCCGTAGCGGCTTGATCACGGGGCGAGTTGTGGCCGGTCCGTTGTCTCCCGCGTGGTGCACGGGATATGCCCCTGTGGTTGGCTTGGCCCGCGACATGTCTTCCGATGAAGGGCGCGGCGGGTGCGAGGGATCCGAGCCAAAGGGGCCATAGGCATTGGGCTGGCCGTAGTGCTGGTCTTGGGCGCCTTTGGCGGTTGGTTGCTGTTCGGGCCGAAGGGGAGCGACAAGGACCCGATCGTGGTGGGGAGCACATCCCCACCCACCAGCGTGGACCCGGGGGCCGCCACCGACGCGGCGGCCTGGTACCTGATGAGCAACCTCTACCAGTCGCTGCTCACCTTCGTCCCGGGGAAGGAGGAGCCGGAGCCGGA
It contains:
- a CDS encoding metallophosphoesterase, whose amino-acid sequence is MAIVGALVVLLLLSAVHWYLWKRLVADVSAPGGVYRRVGTVVLVVMPVTTVLFQFGGTFGLPFEVEKAVAWPGSYWIAVLLYLLLSLAVGEVLRPLVLRVLRRRDARRVERAGVPGEAAEAEVSAQSVAEREDEPVTVGAAGGPGQGAGSAGLPDAPERQAVPAGQADDVPGRTPEGVPGRTEPDRRQFVARTVAAGAGLVAAGTVGYGSYRFRQLTTKHVRVPLAKLPRAAHGYRIAVVSDIHLSAILGSSHSRRIVDAINRSQPDLITVVGDMVDAEVSDLRSAAAPLAELEAADGAYFVTGNHEYYVDTLEWVDHVRELGMIPLENARVELPFFDLAGVNDVQGEGTAHGGPDFEAALGDRDRQRASVLMAHQPVLIHDAVDAGVDLQLSGHTHGGQMWPVTYVADLANPTLAGLERYGDTQLYVSRGAGAWGPPVRVGADPDITVIELASTQT
- a CDS encoding carboxypeptidase-like regulatory domain-containing protein; its protein translation is MSKSESGAVAGDALVIRGTVRDSLGVALPRAVVTLAVPGGRQLEKTRSADDGGFQVRAPGEGDYLLAAFSPQLGAQSVTVSLDGRPVEVEFRIDVPGTMVP